Proteins encoded by one window of Candidatus Omnitrophota bacterium:
- the gyrA gene encoding DNA gyrase subunit A, whose amino-acid sequence MSRDLNKKEKIVPVYIEEEMKKSYLAYSMSVIVGRALPDVRDGLKPVHRRILYAMKDLNLEHNKPYKKSARIVGEVLGKYHPHGDSAVYDTMVRMVQDFSLRYPLIDGQGNFGSIDGDAAAAMRYTEARMASVAEDMMGDIDKQTVDFSPNFDGSLEEPDILPGMVPNLLVNGSSGIAVGMATNMAPHNLGEVIDGIVHLLDNPDAVVKDLMKFVKGPDFPTGGIICGREGIAGAYNTGRGKVLIRAKVSIEQQKGNKETIIIDEVPYQVNKANLITAIADLVQNKQIDGITDIRDESDKDGIRVVIELRRDVNPDIVLNYLYKHTQMEVTFGIINLALVNRSPKVLNLKQLMGHYIGHRRVVIRRRTQFDLDKAVRRAHILEGLKTAFKHLDEIIKTIRASKTTADAKEALIKKFDLSDAQAQAILEMQLQRLAALERDKIEAEYQQLLKDIDDYRAILASDEKVDALIKDELAQLKKKYADERRTAIAGRAEDIAIEDMIADEDMAITITNKGYIKRLSVDAYHSQKRGGKGVTAMTTAEEDFVERMFVASSKDHLLIFSNAGTVRWLKVYEIPVASRAAKGKAIVNLLSFKPEEKISAIVAVKEFREDQHLVFATKFGLVKKTALSAFGNPRKGGIVGIGLEKEDELIGVALSNGKEDVLLATRQGISLRFPEKQLRDMGRSAKGVHGIHLDKGDFCVAMLVFAPDVDKTGAKLLTVCELGYAKRSDFADYRTQSRAGKGIINVKVTEKNGPVVAVLSVMDEDQIMAVTKKGMVVRSSPSEIRETGRSAQGVRLISLQAKDMVSSIAHVVVGKEDE is encoded by the coding sequence ATGTCGCGCGATTTGAACAAAAAAGAAAAGATCGTTCCTGTTTACATCGAAGAGGAAATGAAGAAGTCCTATCTGGCCTATTCGATGTCCGTCATCGTGGGCCGGGCCCTGCCGGACGTGCGCGATGGCTTAAAGCCCGTTCACCGGCGCATCCTGTACGCGATGAAGGATTTGAACCTTGAACACAACAAGCCCTACAAGAAAAGCGCGCGCATCGTCGGTGAGGTCTTAGGCAAGTACCACCCCCACGGTGATTCCGCGGTCTATGACACCATGGTGCGCATGGTGCAGGACTTTTCCCTGCGTTATCCTTTGATCGACGGGCAGGGCAATTTCGGGTCCATTGACGGGGACGCGGCCGCGGCGATGCGTTACACCGAGGCCCGCATGGCGTCCGTTGCCGAGGACATGATGGGGGACATTGACAAGCAGACCGTTGATTTTTCGCCGAATTTTGATGGGTCGCTCGAGGAGCCGGACATTTTGCCGGGCATGGTCCCCAACCTGCTGGTCAACGGCTCTTCGGGCATCGCGGTGGGCATGGCCACCAATATGGCGCCGCACAATCTGGGTGAGGTCATCGACGGCATCGTCCATCTGCTTGATAACCCGGACGCGGTGGTCAAGGACCTGATGAAATTCGTCAAGGGGCCTGATTTTCCGACGGGAGGCATCATTTGCGGCCGCGAGGGCATTGCCGGCGCGTACAACACGGGCCGGGGCAAGGTGCTCATCCGCGCCAAGGTCTCCATTGAACAGCAGAAAGGCAACAAGGAAACGATCATCATTGATGAGGTGCCTTATCAGGTCAACAAGGCCAACCTGATCACGGCCATCGCGGACCTGGTGCAGAACAAACAGATCGACGGCATCACCGATATCCGCGACGAAAGCGACAAGGATGGCATCCGTGTTGTCATTGAACTGCGCCGGGACGTTAACCCCGACATCGTCCTGAACTACCTTTATAAGCACACGCAGATGGAGGTGACCTTCGGCATCATCAATCTGGCGCTGGTCAACCGGTCGCCTAAGGTCCTCAACCTCAAACAATTGATGGGCCATTATATCGGGCACCGCCGCGTCGTCATCCGCCGGCGCACGCAGTTCGACCTGGACAAAGCGGTACGCCGTGCCCATATTCTGGAAGGTTTAAAGACCGCGTTCAAGCATCTCGACGAGATCATTAAGACCATCCGCGCGTCCAAGACCACGGCCGACGCCAAGGAAGCGCTGATCAAGAAATTTGACCTTTCCGACGCGCAGGCGCAGGCGATCCTGGAAATGCAATTGCAGCGTTTGGCCGCGCTCGAGAGGGACAAGATCGAGGCCGAGTACCAGCAGCTGCTCAAAGACATCGACGATTACCGCGCCATCCTGGCTTCCGACGAGAAAGTGGACGCGCTCATCAAGGACGAGCTGGCGCAATTGAAGAAAAAGTACGCGGATGAGCGGCGCACCGCGATCGCCGGCAGGGCCGAGGACATCGCCATCGAGGACATGATCGCCGACGAGGACATGGCCATCACCATCACCAACAAGGGCTATATCAAGCGCCTGTCCGTGGATGCCTACCATTCGCAGAAACGCGGGGGCAAGGGCGTCACGGCCATGACGACCGCGGAAGAGGATTTTGTCGAGCGCATGTTCGTCGCGTCGTCCAAGGACCACCTGCTCATTTTTTCCAATGCCGGGACCGTGCGCTGGCTCAAGGTGTATGAGATCCCCGTCGCCTCACGCGCGGCCAAGGGCAAGGCCATTGTCAATTTGCTTTCGTTCAAGCCCGAAGAAAAGATCAGCGCCATTGTGGCGGTCAAGGAATTCCGCGAAGACCAGCACCTGGTTTTTGCCACCAAATTCGGCCTGGTCAAAAAAACCGCCTTGTCCGCGTTCGGCAATCCGCGCAAAGGAGGCATCGTCGGCATCGGCCTGGAAAAGGAGGATGAGCTGATCGGTGTGGCTTTAAGCAACGGCAAAGAGGACGTTCTTCTGGCCACGCGCCAGGGCATCTCCCTGCGTTTTCCCGAGAAGCAATTGCGCGACATGGGCCGTTCGGCCAAGGGCGTGCACGGCATCCATCTTGACAAGGGCGATTTTTGCGTGGCGATGCTGGTCTTTGCGCCGGACGTGGATAAGACGGGCGCGAAACTCTTGACGGTGTGCGAATTGGGGTATGCCAAAAGATCGGACTTTGCCGACTACCGCACCCAATCGCGTGCCGGCAAAGGGATCATCAACGTGAAGGTGACCGAGAAAAACGGCCCCGTGGTCGCTGTTTTGTCCGTCATGGACGAGGACCAGATCATGGCGGTGACCAAGAAGGGCATGGTCGTGCGCTCTTCCCCCTCGGAGATCCGGGAGACCGGCCGCAGCGCGCAGGGGGTCCGGCTCATCAGTTTGCAGGCCAAGGACATGGTCAGTTCCATCGCCCACGTCGTCGTCGGTAAAGAGGACGAATAA
- a CDS encoding glutathione S-transferase family protein, producing the protein MLTIYGSDLSGPAIKVRLAASWMGIEHKWQLVNLREGEQKNEWFLKINPVGKVPAIDDDGFHLFESNAICKYLASKHNSPLYPQDLKQRAVIDQWVDFISFHINAHLATVVYSRVFAPRFGRPVNEQSLADALKFLDAQLPVIEKQLSVHKHVVGESLTLADIVLFAMLEPVEMANFSLSPYPHLGAWRQELKEQPFYTKCYKEYGEMLKK; encoded by the coding sequence ATGTTAACGATTTACGGCTCCGACCTTTCAGGCCCGGCCATTAAGGTGCGCCTGGCCGCCAGCTGGATGGGCATCGAGCACAAATGGCAACTCGTCAATTTGCGCGAGGGCGAGCAAAAAAACGAATGGTTCCTGAAAATAAACCCCGTCGGCAAGGTGCCGGCCATTGACGACGACGGATTTCATCTTTTTGAAAGCAATGCCATTTGCAAATATCTGGCCTCAAAACACAACTCCCCCCTGTACCCACAAGACCTCAAACAAAGGGCGGTCATTGATCAGTGGGTTGATTTTATTTCATTCCATATCAATGCCCACCTGGCCACGGTCGTCTATAGCCGGGTCTTTGCCCCACGTTTCGGCCGGCCCGTGAATGAACAATCTCTGGCAGACGCGCTCAAATTTCTGGACGCGCAGCTCCCTGTCATTGAAAAACAATTGTCGGTGCATAAACATGTTGTCGGTGAGAGCCTTACCCTCGCCGACATTGTTCTGTTCGCGATGCTTGAGCCCGTGGAAATGGCGAATTTCAGTTTAAGTCCGTATCCGCACCTGGGCGCATGGCGTCAGGAATTGAAAGAACAGCCGTTTTATACCAAATGTTATAAGGAATACGGGGAAATGTTGAAAAAATGA
- a CDS encoding ATPase, T2SS/T4P/T4SS family, with amino-acid sequence MSCRVITVFSNKGGVGKTFVGVNIATALALKAKKTLIVDLDVQAGQDMARMLNLVPTQSLVDLLAAVEKDEKPDIIRGYVLRHASGLEFLPGVTHIRQTGHITADNIRPFLKKAALIYDYIVVDAGSAFSEMLISVLDSSNLILLVATPDILAVYQVKATLDILQSLHYPLKMVKLILNRAESRGGVAWQEVKSALACDIFALVPSDGKTVGLALNRGVPCVMDSPKARVSESFFEIAGKLEVEDMYVQASDVIKVRAADTQAQKGNEFWEKFGIAPGSSSPVTIYRQEEDEVIKLKKAIHQRLVERMNVQKISPEALSDPAQAANIRKAAAKIVSELLAEAAGAFIASHEERSRLVREIVNEALGLGPLEDFLADPEINDIMVNNKDEIFVEKRGKIILTNKRFISNDQVRATIDRIIAPLGRRVDESAPMVDARLPDGSRINAIIPPLSLGGPMITIRKFAQERYTVDDLLNKFHSLSQPMVDFLNACVIGRKNVIVSGGTGAGKTTLLNIVSQFIPDNERIITIEDAAELRLVKSHWARLESKPPNIEGRGRVTIRDLFINTLRMRPDRIIIGECRGPEVLDMLQAMNTGHDGSLTTLHANSPRDVLSRMSSMVLLSGIELPIRAIYEMAASAINIIIQISRFSDGSRKITAISELTGKIVEGLPELKDVFIFKQKGINADGVVLGEYSATGFVPKCFEDFQTRGIPLSKAVFNV; translated from the coding sequence ATGTCCTGCAGAGTCATAACGGTTTTCAGCAATAAAGGCGGCGTCGGCAAGACCTTTGTCGGCGTCAACATCGCGACCGCCCTGGCCCTTAAGGCCAAGAAAACCCTGATCGTGGACCTGGACGTGCAGGCCGGTCAGGACATGGCCCGCATGCTCAATCTTGTCCCCACGCAATCCCTCGTTGATCTTCTGGCGGCCGTTGAAAAGGACGAGAAACCCGACATCATCCGCGGTTATGTCCTGCGCCATGCCAGCGGCCTGGAGTTCCTGCCCGGCGTCACGCATATCCGCCAGACCGGACACATCACGGCCGACAATATCCGTCCTTTTTTAAAGAAGGCGGCGTTGATCTATGATTACATTGTCGTGGATGCCGGCAGCGCCTTCAGCGAAATGCTCATCAGCGTTCTGGATTCTTCCAATTTAATTCTTCTCGTCGCGACGCCGGACATTTTGGCTGTTTATCAGGTCAAGGCGACGCTCGACATCCTTCAGAGCCTGCACTATCCTTTAAAGATGGTCAAACTCATTCTCAACCGCGCTGAAAGCCGCGGCGGGGTGGCCTGGCAGGAGGTCAAGTCGGCGCTGGCCTGCGACATTTTCGCCCTCGTTCCCTCCGACGGGAAGACCGTCGGCCTGGCGCTCAACCGCGGGGTCCCCTGCGTCATGGACAGCCCCAAAGCCCGCGTGTCCGAGTCATTTTTTGAGATTGCCGGCAAACTCGAAGTTGAAGACATGTATGTGCAGGCCTCGGACGTCATCAAGGTGCGCGCGGCGGACACGCAGGCCCAGAAGGGCAATGAGTTCTGGGAAAAATTCGGCATTGCCCCCGGATCCTCATCGCCCGTCACGATCTATAGGCAGGAAGAGGACGAGGTCATCAAACTTAAAAAAGCCATCCATCAGCGTCTGGTTGAGCGCATGAACGTGCAGAAGATCTCGCCCGAGGCGCTTTCCGACCCGGCACAGGCCGCCAATATCCGCAAGGCCGCGGCCAAGATCGTTTCCGAATTGCTGGCCGAGGCCGCCGGCGCTTTCATCGCTTCGCATGAGGAGCGCTCGCGTTTGGTGCGTGAGATCGTCAATGAAGCCCTCGGCCTGGGGCCGCTGGAGGATTTTCTGGCCGACCCGGAGATCAACGACATCATGGTCAACAACAAGGATGAGATCTTCGTCGAGAAACGCGGCAAGATCATTTTGACCAACAAGCGCTTCATTTCCAACGACCAGGTGCGCGCCACCATTGACCGCATCATCGCTCCCCTGGGCCGGCGCGTGGACGAGAGCGCCCCGATGGTGGACGCCCGATTGCCCGACGGCTCGCGCATCAACGCCATCATCCCCCCGCTGTCGCTGGGCGGGCCCATGATCACCATCCGCAAGTTTGCCCAGGAGCGCTACACCGTTGACGACCTTTTAAATAAATTCCATTCCCTGTCCCAGCCCATGGTGGATTTTCTGAACGCCTGCGTCATCGGCCGCAAGAACGTGATCGTTTCCGGCGGCACCGGCGCGGGCAAGACAACACTGCTCAATATCGTTTCGCAATTCATTCCGGACAATGAGCGCATCATCACCATTGAAGACGCGGCGGAACTGCGTTTGGTGAAAAGTCATTGGGCGCGCCTGGAGTCCAAGCCGCCCAACATTGAAGGCCGCGGACGCGTGACCATCCGGGACCTGTTCATCAACACCTTGCGCATGCGGCCCGACCGCATCATCATCGGCGAATGCCGCGGCCCGGAAGTCCTGGACATGCTCCAGGCCATGAACACCGGCCACGACGGGTCTTTGACGACCCTGCACGCCAATTCCCCGCGCGATGTGCTCTCGCGCATGAGCTCCATGGTGCTTCTTTCCGGCATTGAACTGCCCATCCGCGCCATTTATGAAATGGCGGCCTCCGCCATCAACATCATTATCCAAATTTCCCGTTTTTCCGACGGGTCGCGCAAGATCACGGCGATCTCCGAGCTGACCGGAAAAATAGTCGA
- a CDS encoding TonB family protein, with amino-acid sequence MKKNFLYAGLVIACVVMPVFAGDEQTQNIDMITGDLETIEVKNLTRLSVTDPSVADVSDAKPDKVLILAKKSGQTAIFVWDDDGKRAITVRVAGEDLKALKERISNVMAKAGIKGVTVEENLMEGKIVLSGAVTKADKAVLEKFTDPYAANVINLTMEETSDDLVQVDMQITELNTTLNKNIGFEWTNADASDSSRAVALKYNESLPTTNGSVKDFFKIGDFNRTSAIMSVVNALVEEGKGRVLSNPRLVVVSGKEASFLVGGEIPIRTTTTSASGGSTQENIQFKQYGVNLTITPAVRDGKVDVLLKVEIRDIDKANKVGNDVAFLTREAQTQLYLDNGQTIVLAGLIKHNDGDSVKRVPFFSSIPIVGMLFRNRSTPTVNTDTELVITLTPTILKDKKYAAQETVYPSKALHNFQSETNARFDKRPLNFGATPPAKAPVVVVPVTGMAAYVRLVQMKISQSIAYPYEALQKNWQGTVKLRLRIAKDGSLSEAVVVEPSGHDVFDQDALNTAKIAAPFAAFPPDMAGNDLVVTIPIVYSHGGAPSSS; translated from the coding sequence ATGAAAAAGAATTTTTTATACGCCGGTTTGGTGATCGCTTGTGTGGTGATGCCCGTTTTTGCCGGGGATGAGCAGACGCAAAATATTGATATGATCACCGGGGACCTGGAGACCATTGAGGTCAAGAATCTCACCCGCCTGTCAGTCACCGACCCCTCGGTGGCGGATGTCAGCGACGCGAAACCGGACAAGGTCCTGATCCTGGCCAAAAAATCGGGCCAGACCGCGATCTTTGTGTGGGATGATGACGGCAAGCGCGCGATCACCGTGCGGGTGGCCGGCGAGGACCTCAAGGCCCTGAAAGAGCGCATTTCGAACGTCATGGCCAAGGCGGGCATTAAGGGCGTGACCGTTGAAGAAAATCTGATGGAAGGCAAGATCGTCCTTTCCGGCGCCGTCACCAAAGCAGATAAGGCGGTGCTGGAAAAATTCACCGATCCCTATGCCGCCAATGTCATCAACCTCACCATGGAAGAGACCAGCGACGATCTGGTGCAGGTGGACATGCAGATCACGGAATTGAACACCACGCTCAATAAGAACATCGGTTTTGAATGGACCAACGCGGATGCTTCGGACAGCAGCCGCGCGGTCGCATTGAAGTATAATGAATCTTTGCCGACCACCAACGGAAGCGTGAAAGATTTCTTCAAGATCGGTGATTTCAACCGCACCAGCGCCATCATGTCGGTGGTCAACGCTTTGGTGGAAGAAGGCAAAGGCCGCGTGCTTTCCAATCCGCGATTAGTCGTTGTCAGCGGCAAGGAAGCCAGCTTCCTCGTCGGCGGTGAGATCCCCATCCGCACCACCACGACCAGCGCCAGCGGCGGCAGCACACAGGAAAATATCCAATTCAAGCAATACGGGGTCAATCTGACCATCACTCCGGCGGTGCGCGACGGAAAGGTGGATGTTTTGCTGAAAGTCGAGATCAGGGACATTGATAAAGCCAACAAGGTCGGCAATGACGTGGCGTTTTTGACCCGCGAGGCCCAGACACAGTTATATTTGGATAACGGCCAGACCATTGTCCTGGCGGGATTGATCAAGCACAATGACGGGGACAGCGTCAAGAGGGTGCCGTTCTTCAGCAGCATTCCGATCGTGGGGATGCTGTTCCGCAACCGCAGCACTCCGACCGTCAATACCGATACGGAGCTGGTGATCACGCTGACACCGACCATCCTTAAAGACAAGAAGTACGCGGCCCAGGAGACCGTCTATCCTTCCAAAGCCCTGCATAACTTTCAAAGCGAGACCAACGCGCGTTTTGACAAGAGACCGTTGAATTTTGGGGCAACCCCCCCGGCCAAAGCGCCGGTGGTGGTCGTTCCCGTCACAGGAATGGCCGCGTATGTCCGTTTGGTGCAGATGAAGATCTCCCAGTCGATCGCTTATCCCTATGAGGCCCTGCAGAAAAACTGGCAGGGAACAGTGAAGTTGAGATTGCGCATCGCCAAGGACGGGTCTTTGTCTGAAGCCGTGGTCGTGGAGCCCTCCGGACACGACGTATTTGACCAGGACGCTTTGAATACCGCCAAAATAGCGGCCCCGTTCGCCGCGTTCCCGCCGGATATGGCCGGAAATGACCTGGTTGTGACGATCCCCATTGTCTATAGTCATGGCGGCGCCCCCTCCTCCTCGTAA
- the cpaB gene encoding Flp pilus assembly protein CpaB, translating into MAIENRRQILLIVFAVAAGIMATVMTSSYVKNSIEARTTQLAEEYEAKQKEVVTQIKQDSDQKMAALGQELERVKTEQTEVIKKQMAALQQTGQKGPAGERRRSKTSLAIKTPEGKRAVTVMIDSLSAVGGLLNAGDFVDIIAHLSVPVSSYASGPEAKKNSNTVTAMIFQDLQVLAVNTNLDEPGYYDEQQTAPSLKVTFAVDPQEAGLLAFADINGKLELALRSPNEREHQMVKASTWKTLADYVLQNQGANIRVPDDPGESRTKESIEKPYIQIFKGGKEL; encoded by the coding sequence ATGGCTATTGAAAACCGCAGGCAAATCCTGCTCATTGTCTTCGCGGTCGCGGCGGGCATCATGGCGACCGTCATGACCAGCAGTTACGTTAAAAACAGCATTGAGGCGCGTACCACGCAATTGGCCGAGGAATATGAGGCCAAGCAAAAAGAGGTCGTCACCCAGATCAAGCAGGACAGCGACCAGAAAATGGCCGCGTTGGGCCAGGAGCTTGAGCGCGTCAAGACCGAGCAGACGGAAGTGATCAAAAAACAGATGGCCGCCTTGCAGCAAACGGGCCAGAAGGGTCCGGCGGGGGAGAGAAGGCGCAGCAAGACCTCTTTGGCGATCAAAACGCCGGAGGGCAAGCGCGCGGTCACGGTCATGATCGATTCCCTGTCCGCGGTCGGCGGGCTTCTCAATGCCGGGGATTTTGTGGACATCATCGCCCATTTGAGCGTTCCGGTGTCCAGCTATGCCAGCGGCCCCGAGGCCAAAAAGAACAGCAATACAGTGACCGCCATGATCTTTCAGGACCTGCAGGTTCTGGCTGTCAATACCAATTTGGATGAGCCGGGTTATTATGATGAACAGCAGACCGCGCCGTCTTTGAAAGTGACGTTTGCCGTGGACCCCCAGGAAGCCGGGCTGTTGGCGTTCGCGGACATCAACGGTAAATTGGAACTCGCCTTGCGCTCTCCCAACGAGCGCGAACACCAGATGGTCAAGGCGTCCACGTGGAAGACGCTGGCGGATTATGTTTTGCAAAATCAGGGTGCTAATATCCGCGTTCCGGATGACCCCGGTGAGAGCAGGACCAAGGAGTCGATCGAAAAGCCGTACATTCAGATCTTCAAGGGCGGCAAGGAGCTTTAA
- a CDS encoding carbon-nitrogen hydrolase family protein, translating into MKIALIQFNAGLDKNDNIARAFVFVRRAVENGAQFVLLPEIYNFRGDVRDQPLVACVSEKVPGASVEPFMKLARAKGVFILAGSVFEKAPGGKAYNTSVLIDDRGRVAAKYRKIHLFDARLGGQAIRESDCFCPGRIGIKARVGKFTVGLSVCYDLRFPDLYLGYGASGVDIITVPSCFTKKTGQAHWEILLRARAIENLCYVLASNQVGMDARGIAAYGNSMVVGPWGNVIARGSDNKEEIVYAQIKMEEIKKARAVLPGIIKRK; encoded by the coding sequence ATGAAAATTGCATTAATTCAATTCAATGCCGGGTTGGATAAAAATGACAATATTGCCCGCGCTTTCGTTTTTGTCCGCCGCGCCGTTGAGAACGGGGCGCAGTTCGTTTTGCTTCCCGAGATCTATAATTTCCGCGGGGACGTGCGCGATCAGCCCCTGGTCGCTTGCGTCAGCGAAAAGGTCCCGGGGGCTTCCGTCGAGCCATTCATGAAATTGGCTCGCGCCAAAGGCGTTTTTATCCTTGCCGGCTCGGTTTTTGAAAAGGCCCCGGGGGGTAAGGCCTACAATACGTCTGTTTTGATCGATGATCGCGGCAGGGTGGCGGCGAAGTACCGCAAGATCCATTTATTCGACGCCCGGCTGGGCGGTCAGGCGATCCGTGAATCCGACTGCTTTTGTCCGGGCCGTATTGGCATCAAAGCGCGGGTCGGCAAATTTACCGTCGGGCTATCGGTGTGCTATGACCTGCGCTTTCCCGATCTTTATCTGGGTTACGGCGCTTCGGGGGTTGATATCATCACCGTTCCGTCGTGTTTTACTAAAAAGACGGGACAGGCCCACTGGGAAATTTTATTGAGGGCGCGCGCCATTGAGAATTTGTGCTATGTTCTGGCCTCCAACCAGGTCGGCATGGACGCGCGCGGTATTGCGGCGTACGGCAACAGCATGGTGGTGGGCCCGTGGGGCAACGTGATCGCGCGCGGATCTGACAACAAGGAAGAAATTGTTTACGCGCAAATTAAGATGGAAGAAATAAAAAAGGCAAGAGCGGTCTTGCCGGGAATTATTAAAAGGAAGTGA
- a CDS encoding malate dehydrogenase translates to MSKQITVAVTGAAGHIGYALLFRIAAGEMFGKDTRIDLRLLELEGALPALRGVVMELDDCAFPLLNSVTITSDPKTAFKGADFVLLVGSVVRKEGMERGDLLKINGGVFIEQGKALSQAAKPTCRILVVGNPCNTNAYIAKTVCTSIPAKNFFAMTMLDQNRAAAQLAQKASVAIASVGRVAIWGNHSATQYPDFYNAVINGRPVTEVITDKAWLEGAFIETVQKRGAAIIKARGLSSAASAANAAVDTLRNIMTPTPAGAFFSAAVASDGSYGIPQGIMFGFPLRSNGQDWEIVQGLNHNDFAKARIKITLDELLSEKQAVDAIL, encoded by the coding sequence ATGTCCAAGCAAATAACAGTTGCCGTTACCGGAGCCGCCGGGCATATCGGCTACGCGCTTTTGTTCCGCATTGCCGCCGGGGAAATGTTCGGCAAAGACACCCGCATTGATTTGCGTTTGCTGGAATTGGAGGGCGCCCTGCCGGCTTTGCGGGGCGTTGTCATGGAACTTGACGATTGCGCTTTTCCTTTATTGAATTCCGTGACCATCACGTCGGACCCCAAGACCGCTTTCAAAGGAGCTGACTTTGTACTTCTCGTTGGCAGCGTTGTGCGCAAGGAAGGCATGGAGCGTGGCGATCTGTTGAAGATCAACGGCGGGGTTTTTATAGAACAGGGCAAGGCGCTTTCCCAGGCGGCCAAGCCGACGTGCAGGATCCTGGTCGTCGGCAATCCCTGCAACACCAATGCCTATATCGCCAAGACCGTTTGCACCAGCATCCCGGCGAAGAATTTTTTCGCCATGACCATGCTGGACCAGAACCGCGCCGCGGCGCAATTGGCCCAAAAGGCCTCTGTTGCCATCGCCTCCGTCGGCAGGGTGGCCATCTGGGGCAATCATTCGGCGACGCAATACCCCGATTTTTATAATGCCGTCATTAACGGCCGTCCGGTGACGGAAGTCATTACTGACAAGGCGTGGCTGGAAGGCGCGTTCATTGAGACCGTGCAAAAGCGCGGGGCCGCCATCATCAAGGCCAGGGGGCTTTCTTCCGCGGCTTCCGCGGCCAACGCGGCGGTGGACACGCTGCGCAATATCATGACCCCAACACCTGCCGGCGCGTTCTTTTCAGCCGCGGTCGCTTCGGACGGCAGTTACGGCATCCCGCAAGGCATCATGTTCGGTTTTCCTTTGCGTTCCAACGGACAGGACTGGGAGATCGTTCAGGGCCTCAACCACAACGATTTTGCTAAAGCCAGGATCAAGATCACCCTGGATGAGCTTTTAAGTGAAAAACAGGCGGTTGATGCGATTTTATGA
- a CDS encoding peptidyl-prolyl cis-trans isomerase, whose amino-acid sequence MKRAFCWTRMAAVFLFTIIFTGCDLFSPPKKAPAPAPSAAETSSPIPKDVLVRVGGWTLTGSQFEERLKLLKEGLPDFDATKPGSKEALLNELIRQQLLVKDAENSGLARESDITEAVEDFRRTLLVQKLANQLTKDIVADEKEAQEYYDQNKDLFVEPVQYTVREIMVADETAAKNILVQLLQGADFAETAKAQSKAKTASGGGALPAFTKAPFEAMQSAIANLDAGGVSSVFKGPEGFYIVKVDSKKGGAMKPFAGVKQDLIAGLTLRKQQKAILDHINQLAEKTKVEINQELLAPAK is encoded by the coding sequence ATGAAGAGAGCATTTTGCTGGACACGGATGGCCGCAGTTTTTTTATTCACAATTATTTTTACAGGGTGTGATCTTTTTAGTCCTCCCAAGAAAGCCCCGGCTCCGGCCCCAAGCGCGGCTGAAACATCTTCCCCTATCCCTAAAGACGTCCTTGTCCGCGTGGGCGGATGGACGTTGACCGGGTCGCAATTTGAAGAACGCCTTAAACTCCTTAAAGAAGGCCTGCCTGATTTTGACGCCACCAAGCCCGGGTCCAAAGAAGCGCTTCTCAATGAACTCATTCGCCAGCAGCTGTTGGTCAAGGACGCCGAAAATTCCGGCCTCGCCCGGGAAAGCGACATCACCGAGGCGGTGGAGGATTTCCGCCGCACGCTTTTGGTGCAAAAATTAGCCAATCAATTGACCAAGGACATTGTTGCCGACGAGAAAGAGGCCCAGGAATATTATGACCAGAACAAAGACCTTTTTGTTGAGCCAGTGCAGTATACCGTACGCGAAATCATGGTTGCCGACGAAACCGCGGCCAAGAACATTTTAGTCCAACTCCTGCAGGGCGCGGATTTTGCTGAAACGGCCAAGGCCCAGTCCAAGGCCAAGACCGCTTCCGGCGGTGGAGCGTTACCGGCATTCACCAAAGCTCCTTTTGAAGCCATGCAAAGTGCCATTGCCAATTTGGATGCCGGCGGCGTCAGCTCCGTGTTCAAAGGGCCCGAGGGCTTTTATATCGTTAAGGTGGACAGTAAAAAAGGCGGGGCGATGAAGCCCTTTGCCGGGGTCAAACAGGATTTGATCGCCGGTTTAACGCTGCGCAAACAGCAAAAGGCCATTTTGGACCACATCAATCAATTGGCCGAGAAAACCAAGGTCGAGATCAATCAAGAGCTTTTGGCCCCGGCGAAATAA